The uncultured Flavobacterium sp. genome has a window encoding:
- a CDS encoding sigma-70 family RNA polymerase sigma factor — MEESQLLPNLFRTEYRKIVSVLCYLFGIDNIEIAEDITSDTFLAATELWSLKGIPENPTAWLYTVAKNKTKNYLKRNAVFEQKLSVEIKHTANKSEEIEIDLSSKNINDSQLAMIFTVCNPVNSGEAQIALALNLLCGFGIQEIADAFLTNKEVIYKRINRAKEKLKEANIKIEQPTISEINNRLETVLTTLYLLFSEGYYSTSQNTILRKDLCAEAMRLTFLLIENPTTNTPAINALLSLMCFHSSRFDARTNENGETILYQDQDETLWNQELIEKGQYYLVQASTGNHLSKYHLEAGIAYWHTQKEDTPEKWQNILQLYNRLLILEYSPIAALNRTFALAKTNGKKEAIIEAEKLNLTNNPFYYSLLGNLYTDIDNKKAIENFEKALQITNSPADKATIIKNINSIK, encoded by the coding sequence ATGGAAGAAAGCCAGCTTTTACCCAATTTATTCAGAACAGAGTACCGAAAAATAGTTTCGGTACTCTGTTATTTATTTGGAATCGATAATATCGAAATCGCCGAAGACATTACAAGCGACACATTTCTTGCCGCAACCGAATTATGGAGTTTAAAAGGAATTCCTGAAAATCCAACCGCGTGGCTTTATACTGTTGCCAAAAACAAAACCAAAAATTATCTCAAACGAAATGCTGTTTTTGAGCAAAAGCTTTCTGTAGAAATAAAACATACTGCAAATAAATCAGAAGAAATTGAAATTGACTTGTCAAGCAAAAACATAAATGACAGCCAATTAGCGATGATATTTACGGTTTGCAATCCTGTAAATTCTGGTGAAGCACAAATTGCATTAGCATTAAATTTATTATGCGGATTTGGAATTCAGGAAATTGCCGATGCTTTTTTGACTAATAAAGAAGTCATTTACAAAAGAATTAATCGCGCCAAAGAAAAACTCAAAGAAGCAAACATTAAAATTGAACAGCCAACAATTTCTGAAATTAATAATAGATTAGAAACCGTTTTAACAACCCTTTATCTATTGTTTTCTGAAGGTTATTATTCGACATCACAAAATACCATTTTACGAAAAGATCTTTGTGCAGAAGCCATGCGCCTGACTTTTTTATTAATCGAAAATCCCACAACCAATACACCAGCCATAAATGCACTTTTATCTTTAATGTGTTTTCATAGTTCGAGATTTGATGCCAGAACCAACGAAAATGGCGAAACAATTTTATATCAGGATCAGGACGAAACGCTTTGGAATCAGGAATTAATAGAAAAAGGTCAATATTATCTTGTTCAGGCATCAACCGGAAACCATCTTTCTAAATACCATCTCGAAGCCGGAATCGCTTATTGGCACACGCAAAAAGAAGACACACCCGAAAAATGGCAAAATATTCTACAACTTTACAATCGTTTGCTTATTTTAGAATATTCGCCTATCGCAGCTTTAAACAGAACTTTTGCCCTAGCCAAAACCAACGGCAAGAAAGAAGCAATTATCGAAGCCGAAAAACTCAATCTGACCAATAATCCATTTTATTACTCTTTATTAGGCAATCTGTATACTGATATTGACAATAAAAAAGCCATAGAAAATTTCGAAAAAGCACTACAAATAACAAATTCTCCGGCAGACAAGGCTACAATAATCAAAAACATCAATTCAATAAAATAA
- a CDS encoding acyl-CoA thioesterase, whose protein sequence is MASFIKEISFRWSDLDPNFHVRHSAYYDFGAQHRIEILEELGLTLRVMQTQGFGPVLFREECIFRKELKLSDKIFLHTKTSKMKPDASRWSIIHEFRREDDTLCAVITVDGAWMDTKLRKLASPTPEIAIEALSIFPKSDDFVGL, encoded by the coding sequence ATGGCTTCATTTATAAAAGAAATTTCTTTTCGCTGGTCAGATCTTGACCCAAATTTTCACGTTCGTCATAGTGCTTATTACGATTTTGGCGCGCAACATCGTATCGAAATCCTCGAAGAACTTGGCCTGACTTTAAGAGTAATGCAAACGCAAGGTTTTGGACCCGTTTTATTTAGAGAAGAGTGCATCTTTAGAAAAGAACTAAAACTTTCAGACAAAATATTCCTTCATACCAAAACTTCAAAAATGAAACCCGATGCTTCGCGTTGGTCAATCATTCACGAATTTAGAAGAGAAGATGATACACTTTGTGCAGTAATCACAGTTGATGGTGCATGGATGGATACCAAACTACGCAAATTAGCTTCACCAACGCCTGAAATTGCTATTGAAGCTTTGAGTATTTTTCCAAAAAGTGATGATTTTGTTGGATTATAA
- a CDS encoding DUF1398 family protein, translated as MFTIEQIKEAHSKVKTGADFPNYIQDLITLGVKGYDTFVHDGHVEYYGVNNYHVTYDEKYDEIKVEPIANKERFIEFLVMHQDGETDYLTFCNHAAQCGIAKWRVDIIQMLCTYYDKSGNEILIEKIPD; from the coding sequence ATGTTTACAATAGAACAAATCAAAGAAGCACATTCAAAAGTAAAAACCGGTGCTGATTTCCCAAATTATATACAAGACTTAATCACACTGGGCGTAAAAGGTTACGATACATTTGTTCATGATGGACATGTTGAATATTATGGCGTAAACAATTACCATGTTACCTATGATGAAAAATACGATGAAATTAAAGTAGAACCAATTGCTAACAAAGAACGGTTTATCGAATTTCTGGTAATGCATCAGGACGGAGAAACTGATTATTTGACTTTTTGCAATCATGCAGCACAATGTGGTATTGCAAAATGGAGAGTTGATATTATACAAATGCTTTGTACCTACTATGACAAATCCGGAAATGAAATATTAATCGAGAAAATCCCTGATTAA
- a CDS encoding YciI family protein: MNEFVLIFRRDYITKDTQPSPQELQDSLKLWQDWLGGIAAQDKLAKPLQRWDGAGKIVTTNKSVINGPYAEIKEAIGGLIMIKATDYDEAVAIANGCPILELGGNVEIRMAVTE, from the coding sequence ATGAACGAATTTGTATTAATATTTCGAAGAGATTATATCACAAAAGATACGCAGCCTTCACCACAAGAATTGCAGGATTCTCTTAAATTATGGCAAGATTGGCTGGGCGGAATTGCAGCGCAGGATAAACTGGCAAAACCTTTGCAACGCTGGGATGGCGCAGGAAAAATTGTAACAACAAACAAAAGTGTAATCAACGGACCTTACGCCGAAATCAAAGAAGCAATTGGAGGATTAATCATGATCAAAGCCACAGATTATGACGAAGCGGTTGCTATTGCAAACGGATGCCCGATATTAGAATTAGGAGGTAATGTTGAAATACGTATGGCTGTTACAGAATAG
- a CDS encoding carboxymuconolactone decarboxylase family protein, translated as MENRINIHVKGQEAIKTLYSVGGYLKKSPLEQSLVELVLFRVSQINKCAYCLDMHYKDARHKGETEQRLYGLSAWRETSYYSNRERAAFAWAEAITACNVTDSVYNETAKEFSEQELIDLTLTITNINTWNRINLAFPNEPGTYKVGQFG; from the coding sequence ATGGAAAATCGAATTAACATTCACGTAAAAGGACAAGAAGCAATCAAAACACTTTACTCAGTTGGCGGGTATTTAAAAAAATCTCCACTAGAACAATCACTTGTAGAATTAGTTCTTTTTAGAGTTTCACAAATCAACAAATGTGCTTACTGTCTTGATATGCATTATAAAGATGCCCGTCATAAAGGCGAAACAGAACAGCGTTTATACGGATTAAGCGCCTGGAGAGAAACATCTTATTACAGCAACCGCGAAAGAGCAGCATTTGCCTGGGCAGAAGCCATAACTGCATGTAATGTTACAGACTCTGTTTACAACGAAACAGCAAAAGAATTTTCAGAACAAGAATTAATTGATTTAACTTTAACCATCACAAACATTAATACCTGGAACCGCATTAATCTTGCTTTTCCTAACGAACCAGGAACTTATAAAGTAGGACAATTTGGTTAA
- a CDS encoding Na+/H+ antiporter, which produces MENYSIIIFILAIVIGLSAFADKAKLPYPILLVIVGVAIGFIPTMTEIEINPEIIFLIFLPPLLYDASFNISPKHFKTNLSTISTLAIPLVFLTTFWIAVVAHYTIPGMTWSLSFTLGAILSATDAVAAVSVTKGLGIPEKTITILEGESLINDASALVAYRFAVATAMGSAFIIWKATLQFALLLGGGFLVGFLMAKILAFILTKVRKNINVTVSFMLLMPFVTYLIAENLHVSGVIAVVVLGLAISRFSKKIFPESLKNNSKNLWDVIIFLLNGLIFILIGLNFRYILKDIDNSMILPYIGYAVIITIVALLTRMVRIFLQKINLQKAFQNNSKKRRKVSEHALLDSKNSLIISWSGMRGIVSLAIALGLPKFLPDGTPFPERNSIIFISVMVVLLTIVGQGLTLPWIVKKTGVNNPKPE; this is translated from the coding sequence ATGGAAAACTACAGCATTATTATTTTTATTCTCGCCATCGTGATCGGTCTTTCGGCTTTTGCAGATAAAGCAAAATTACCTTACCCAATTCTCCTTGTGATTGTTGGAGTTGCAATTGGCTTTATTCCCACAATGACCGAAATAGAAATTAATCCCGAGATCATCTTCCTGATTTTCCTGCCGCCATTATTATATGATGCCTCTTTCAATATTTCGCCAAAACACTTCAAAACCAACCTTAGTACAATAAGTACATTGGCAATACCGCTCGTTTTTCTTACCACCTTCTGGATTGCCGTCGTTGCCCATTATACAATTCCCGGAATGACCTGGTCCTTATCATTTACACTTGGAGCCATACTCTCTGCCACAGATGCTGTTGCTGCAGTAAGCGTAACAAAAGGCCTCGGAATACCCGAAAAAACCATTACCATACTCGAAGGCGAAAGTCTCATTAACGATGCCTCAGCATTAGTTGCCTATCGTTTTGCTGTTGCAACCGCGATGGGCTCAGCTTTTATAATCTGGAAAGCAACGCTACAATTTGCACTCTTATTAGGAGGCGGATTTTTAGTTGGTTTTCTAATGGCAAAAATCTTAGCATTCATCCTTACAAAAGTCCGTAAAAATATAAATGTAACTGTTAGCTTTATGTTATTAATGCCATTTGTAACCTATTTAATAGCCGAAAATTTGCATGTTTCGGGAGTAATTGCCGTCGTCGTTTTAGGTTTAGCAATTTCTCGTTTTAGTAAAAAAATCTTTCCCGAAAGCTTAAAAAACAATTCAAAAAACCTCTGGGATGTCATTATATTTCTCCTAAACGGATTAATCTTTATCCTAATCGGACTCAATTTCCGATACATCTTAAAAGATATCGACAACAGTATGATTTTACCCTATATAGGTTACGCCGTAATTATAACCATTGTGGCACTATTAACCAGAATGGTAAGAATCTTTCTTCAAAAAATAAATCTTCAAAAAGCATTTCAAAACAACAGTAAAAAAAGACGAAAAGTTAGCGAGCATGCTTTATTAGATTCTAAAAACAGTCTAATTATAAGTTGGTCAGGAATGCGAGGCATTGTTTCTCTTGCTATTGCTTTAGGTTTACCTAAATTTCTTCCGGATGGAACTCCTTTTCCCGAAAGAAACTCGATAATATTTATTTCTGTTATGGTTGTACTATTAACTATCGTTGGACAAGGATTAACATTACCCTGGATTGTCAAAAAAACAGGTGTAAACAATCCAAAACCGGAATAA
- the dnaK gene encoding molecular chaperone DnaK has protein sequence MGKIIGIDLGTTNSCVSVMEGNEAVVIPNAEGKRTTPSIIAFVEGGEIKVGDPAKRQAVTNPTKTIASIKRFMGHTFAETTGEAKRVSYKVVKGDNNTPRVDIDGRLYTAQELSAMTLQKMKKTAEDYLGQTVTEAVITVPAYFNDAQRQATKEAGEIAGLKVMRIINEPTAAALAYGLDKKGTDQKIAVYDLGGGTFDISVLELGDGVFEVLSTNGDTHLGGDDFDHEIIDWLANEFLAEEGIDLRLDPMSLQRLKEAAEKAKIELSSSSETEINLPYVTATATGPKHLVKKLSRAKFEQLTDSLVKRSMEPVAKALKDAGLTTSDIDEVILVGGSTRMPRIADEVEKFFGKKASKGVNPDEVVAIGAAIQGGVLSGDVKDVLLLDVTPLSLGIETMGGVMTTLIESNTTIPTKKSQVFSTASDSQPSVELHVLQGARAMAVDNKTIGRFHLDGIPPAPRGVPQIEVTFDIDANGIIKVTATDKGTGKSHDIRIEASSGLTSEEIEKMKQDAEANADADKIAKERAEKLNEADSTIFQTESQLKELGSKLTDDQKTAIEFALTELRFAHQSQDLEAIQKGLDNVNAAWKVATEAMYAQGGEQGQQAAPQQEQSQGDNVEDVEFEEVK, from the coding sequence ATGGGTAAAATAATCGGAATTGACTTAGGTACGACGAACTCTTGTGTTTCTGTAATGGAAGGTAACGAAGCAGTTGTTATTCCTAACGCAGAAGGAAAAAGAACAACGCCATCTATCATCGCTTTTGTTGAAGGTGGAGAAATTAAAGTAGGTGATCCTGCAAAAAGACAAGCGGTAACGAATCCTACAAAAACGATTGCTTCTATTAAACGTTTTATGGGACACACTTTTGCTGAAACTACAGGTGAAGCAAAAAGAGTATCTTACAAGGTAGTAAAAGGGGACAACAATACTCCACGTGTGGATATTGATGGACGTTTATATACTGCTCAGGAATTGTCAGCAATGACTCTTCAAAAAATGAAAAAAACTGCTGAAGACTATTTAGGTCAAACTGTAACAGAAGCAGTTATTACTGTTCCTGCTTACTTTAACGATGCACAACGTCAAGCTACTAAAGAAGCTGGAGAAATTGCTGGTCTTAAAGTTATGCGTATCATCAACGAGCCAACTGCTGCTGCACTTGCTTACGGATTAGATAAAAAAGGAACTGATCAAAAAATTGCTGTTTACGATTTAGGTGGAGGTACTTTTGATATCTCTGTTCTTGAATTAGGAGACGGTGTATTTGAAGTATTGTCTACAAACGGTGATACTCACTTAGGTGGTGATGATTTTGACCACGAAATTATTGACTGGTTAGCTAATGAATTTTTAGCTGAAGAAGGTATTGATTTACGTCTTGACCCAATGTCATTGCAACGTTTGAAAGAAGCTGCAGAGAAAGCAAAAATTGAATTGTCTTCTTCTTCAGAAACTGAAATCAACTTGCCATACGTAACAGCTACTGCTACTGGACCAAAACACTTAGTAAAAAAATTATCTAGAGCTAAATTTGAGCAATTAACTGATTCATTAGTTAAACGTTCTATGGAGCCAGTTGCTAAAGCATTAAAAGATGCAGGTTTAACTACATCTGATATTGACGAAGTTATCCTTGTTGGAGGTTCTACTCGTATGCCAAGAATTGCTGACGAAGTTGAAAAATTCTTTGGTAAAAAAGCATCTAAAGGTGTTAACCCTGATGAAGTTGTTGCTATTGGAGCTGCTATTCAAGGTGGAGTTTTATCTGGAGATGTAAAAGATGTATTGTTACTTGACGTTACTCCTTTATCTTTAGGTATCGAAACTATGGGTGGTGTTATGACTACATTAATTGAGTCTAACACAACTATTCCAACTAAAAAATCACAAGTATTCTCTACTGCTTCTGATTCTCAACCATCTGTTGAGCTTCACGTATTACAAGGAGCTAGAGCAATGGCGGTTGATAACAAAACTATCGGTCGTTTTCACTTAGATGGTATCCCGCCAGCACCAAGAGGAGTTCCTCAAATCGAGGTTACTTTTGATATCGATGCTAATGGTATCATCAAAGTAACTGCTACTGATAAAGGAACTGGAAAATCTCACGATATCCGTATCGAAGCTTCTTCTGGATTAACTTCTGAAGAAATCGAAAAAATGAAACAAGATGCTGAAGCTAATGCTGACGCTGACAAAATAGCTAAAGAAAGAGCTGAGAAATTAAACGAAGCTGATAGTACTATTTTCCAAACTGAAAGTCAATTGAAAGAATTGGGAAGTAAATTAACAGACGATCAAAAAACAGCTATCGAATTTGCTTTAACTGAATTAAGATTTGCTCACCAATCTCAAGATCTTGAAGCAATCCAAAAAGGATTAGACAATGTAAATGCAGCTTGGAAAGTAGCTACAGAAGCAATGTACGCTCAAGGTGGTGAACAAGGTCAACAAGCAGCTCCACAACAAGAGCAATCGCAAGGTGACAATGTTGAAGACGTTGAATTCGAAGAAGTAAAATAA
- a CDS encoding mechanosensitive ion channel family protein, whose protein sequence is MIDFVKDFRIIIIIAIIALVTVVLGAITDKVLRYVLYQKQTDKDYDPTGFKFLKHLIITVIYILGIAFALIQIPEFKIIGHSFLAGAGVISIVAGLASQQALSNIVSGIFLIIFKPFRINDKITINNFVGTVEDINLRQVVLRDTENNRIIIPNSVINNQIIVNTNMFDTKCCKTIEIGIGYDSDIEKALEIMQEEIAKHPLFIDNRTAESKEQKTPLVQAKVVALADSSVNLKAWAWAKNSTDGFVMYCDLLQSIKKRFDEAQIDIPYPQRVITIKKNTTEN, encoded by the coding sequence ATGATCGATTTCGTAAAAGACTTTAGAATAATTATCATTATCGCTATAATAGCACTTGTAACAGTTGTTTTGGGTGCCATTACGGATAAAGTATTACGTTATGTTTTGTATCAAAAACAAACCGATAAAGACTATGATCCAACGGGGTTTAAGTTTTTAAAACATTTAATCATTACCGTTATTTATATTTTAGGAATAGCCTTTGCCTTAATACAAATTCCTGAGTTTAAAATTATTGGTCATTCCTTTTTAGCCGGAGCCGGCGTTATTTCGATAGTTGCAGGTCTGGCTTCTCAACAAGCTTTGAGTAATATTGTGAGCGGAATTTTTCTGATTATTTTTAAACCCTTCCGCATCAACGATAAAATTACCATTAATAATTTTGTTGGTACCGTTGAAGACATTAATTTGAGGCAGGTTGTACTCAGAGATACCGAAAATAACCGAATCATAATTCCTAATTCGGTAATCAACAACCAAATTATTGTAAATACCAATATGTTTGACACCAAATGTTGTAAAACAATTGAGATTGGTATTGGTTATGATTCAGATATCGAGAAAGCATTAGAAATCATGCAGGAAGAAATCGCCAAACATCCACTTTTTATTGATAATCGCACTGCAGAAAGCAAAGAACAAAAAACACCTCTGGTTCAGGCAAAAGTTGTTGCTCTTGCAGATTCAAGCGTAAACTTAAAAGCCTGGGCCTGGGCCAAAAATTCAACAGATGGTTTTGTGATGTATTGCGATTTATTGCAAAGTATTAAAAAACGTTTTGACGAAGCCCAAATCGATATTCCATATCCGCAAAGAGTGATTACAATAAAAAAAAACACAACTGAGAATTAA